One window of the Archangium primigenium genome contains the following:
- a CDS encoding FAD-dependent monooxygenase, which produces MTPRAEVLIVGAGPVGLTLALALAQQDIPVRIIDKEASFSGESKAVTLQPRALELYKLLGVTDRLLRAGVANRTMNMHVGTRRVTVLRYDRLASDYPFYLHLHQGQTERELVRVLEERGIRVERATALEGFRQDKDGVTARLVRAGGPGEDVRVAYLVGCDGGHSRVRAGLNLAFTGSRHDDHWIMTDVRIPNMSLARDERHGFILERFPFVVLNLGQGYYRLISARMPDSPHKGQVPTLEEFREIMTPLGLGHWRLEDPLWLTHYRPSQRLVSHFRVGRVFVAGDAAHVNTPIAAQGLNTGAVDALNLAWKLGLAVRGKAREALLDSYHAERHAAAVSMFAENDRLTTLVFGTNPVLRYLARKQLHLLNLPALNLKNVLATSQLGVHYRRSPVVQKAPARSVFQHDTARPGDRAPHFVMDAERRTPLYDILRADRHTLLVLGGERPDLPAMRTLGAHARKRYGEELRVHFVFGGRADPTLEDEGLGKVWSDPHQGAHQALGARGAGGVLIRPDAHIAARFPLRAPDGLDTYFSAILN; this is translated from the coding sequence ATGACGCCTCGGGCGGAGGTGTTGATCGTGGGCGCGGGCCCGGTGGGGTTGACCCTCGCGTTGGCGCTCGCCCAGCAGGACATCCCGGTCCGCATCATCGACAAGGAAGCCTCGTTCTCGGGTGAGTCCAAGGCCGTCACCCTCCAGCCCCGCGCCCTGGAGCTCTACAAGCTCCTGGGCGTCACGGACCGGCTGCTGCGCGCCGGGGTCGCCAACCGCACCATGAACATGCACGTCGGAACGCGGCGGGTGACCGTGCTGCGCTACGACCGGCTGGCGAGCGACTACCCCTTCTACCTCCACCTGCACCAGGGGCAGACGGAGCGCGAGTTGGTGCGGGTGCTCGAGGAGCGGGGCATCCGCGTGGAGCGCGCCACGGCCCTGGAGGGCTTCCGTCAGGACAAGGACGGGGTCACGGCCCGACTGGTGCGCGCGGGCGGCCCGGGCGAGGACGTGCGGGTGGCGTACCTGGTGGGCTGCGACGGCGGACACAGCCGGGTGCGCGCGGGCTTGAACCTGGCCTTCACCGGCTCGCGTCATGACGACCATTGGATCATGACGGACGTGCGCATCCCCAACATGTCGCTGGCCCGCGACGAGCGCCATGGCTTCATCCTCGAGCGCTTTCCCTTCGTGGTCCTGAACCTGGGCCAGGGCTACTACCGGCTCATCTCCGCGCGCATGCCCGACTCGCCCCACAAGGGTCAGGTGCCCACGCTGGAGGAGTTCCGGGAGATCATGACGCCCCTGGGCCTGGGCCACTGGCGGCTCGAGGACCCGCTGTGGCTCACCCACTACCGGCCCAGTCAACGCCTGGTGTCCCACTTCCGGGTGGGGCGCGTCTTCGTGGCGGGCGACGCGGCCCACGTGAACACGCCCATCGCCGCCCAGGGGCTCAACACGGGCGCGGTGGATGCCCTGAACCTCGCCTGGAAGCTGGGCCTCGCCGTGCGGGGCAAGGCCCGGGAGGCCCTGCTCGACAGCTACCACGCGGAGCGCCACGCGGCGGCCGTGTCCATGTTCGCGGAGAACGATCGGCTCACCACCCTCGTCTTCGGCACCAATCCCGTGCTGCGCTATCTGGCGCGCAAACAGCTCCACCTGCTGAACCTGCCCGCGCTGAACCTGAAGAACGTCCTGGCCACCTCCCAGCTGGGCGTGCATTACCGCCGCAGCCCCGTGGTGCAGAAGGCGCCCGCGCGGAGCGTCTTCCAGCACGACACGGCACGGCCAGGCGACCGGGCCCCCCACTTCGTGATGGACGCCGAGCGCCGGACGCCGCTCTACGACATCCTTCGGGCGGACCGGCACACCCTGTTGGTGCTTGGCGGCGAGCGGCCCGACCTCCCGGCGATGCGCACCCTGGGAGCCCATGCCCGGAAGCGCTACGGCGAGGAGCTCCGCGTCCACTTCGTGTTCGGCGGGCGAGCGGATCCGACGCTGGAGGACGAGGGGCTCGGCAAGGTCTGGAGCGATCCCCACCAGGGCGCGCACCAGGCCCTGGGCGCCCGAGGCGCGGGGGGCGTGCTGATCCGCCCCGACGCGCACATCGCCGCGCGATTCCCCCTGCGTGCGCCGGACGGCCTGGACACCTACTTCAGCGCCATCCTGAACTGA
- a CDS encoding cytochrome P450 — protein sequence MRQEQKLHVNILSPEFHINPYPFYKQLREQEPVYWSEETRHWLLTRYEDVQAGLKDTTRFSSQSSETFVVREEFMQHLRPIITHFSMWAVMKDNPEHKRLRGLINQAFRPDNIKDIHQRAQQTADWLIDQVYDRGEMDFVNDYAYALPALLFAVEILGMDRSDLATFKQWSVDLAHATGRIDNLDIMKKGQDALLAMTDYITRAINERIERPREDFISYLVKAWREDNKLTLEEVVAQMVLLLAGGHTTTQNVISTGLLALFKHPEQLERARKNPQFNRAASEELYRFTSPAQAPTRIAACDFELGGKQIKKGQGIMPIVAAANRDGAIFERPDELDLAREKNPHLGFGAGIHVCPGAFLARAEIPIAFETLLRRIPHIRPKSPNEDWNMNLSFRGLSTFPVCWS from the coding sequence ATGCGCCAGGAGCAGAAGCTGCACGTCAACATCCTGAGCCCTGAATTCCACATCAATCCCTATCCTTTCTACAAGCAACTGCGCGAGCAGGAGCCTGTGTATTGGAGCGAGGAGACGCGGCATTGGCTGCTCACCCGCTACGAGGATGTGCAGGCCGGCTTGAAGGACACGACCCGCTTCTCCAGCCAGAGCAGCGAGACCTTCGTCGTGCGTGAGGAGTTCATGCAGCACCTGCGTCCCATCATCACCCACTTCTCCATGTGGGCGGTGATGAAGGACAACCCCGAGCACAAGCGCCTGCGCGGCCTCATCAACCAGGCCTTCCGTCCCGACAACATCAAGGACATCCATCAGCGGGCGCAGCAGACCGCGGACTGGCTGATCGACCAGGTGTACGACCGGGGCGAGATGGATTTCGTCAACGATTATGCCTATGCCCTGCCCGCCTTGCTCTTCGCCGTGGAGATCCTGGGCATGGATCGCTCGGACCTCGCCACGTTCAAGCAGTGGAGCGTGGACCTGGCGCACGCCACGGGCCGCATCGACAACCTGGACATCATGAAGAAGGGCCAGGACGCGCTCCTGGCGATGACCGACTACATCACCCGCGCCATCAACGAGCGCATCGAGCGGCCGCGCGAGGACTTCATCTCCTACCTCGTCAAGGCGTGGCGCGAGGACAACAAGCTCACCCTGGAGGAGGTCGTGGCCCAGATGGTGTTGCTGCTCGCCGGTGGCCATACCACCACGCAGAACGTCATCAGTACGGGCCTGCTCGCCCTGTTCAAGCACCCCGAGCAGCTCGAGCGCGCGCGCAAGAACCCCCAGTTCAACCGGGCCGCGAGCGAGGAGCTCTACCGCTTCACCTCTCCCGCCCAGGCGCCCACGCGCATCGCCGCGTGTGACTTCGAGCTCGGGGGCAAGCAGATCAAGAAGGGCCAGGGCATCATGCCCATCGTGGCCGCGGCCAACCGCGATGGCGCCATCTTCGAGCGGCCGGACGAGCTGGATCTCGCGCGCGAGAAGAACCCGCACCTGGGCTTCGGTGCCGGCATCCACGTCTGCCCGGGCGCCTTCCTCGCCCGCGCGGAGATCCCCATCGCCTTCGAGACGCTCCTGCGGCGCATCCCCCACATCCGCCCCAAGAGCCCGAACGAGGACTGGAACATGAACCTCAGCTTCCGCGGCCTGTCCACGTTCCCGGTCTGCTGGAGCTGA
- the fabD gene encoding ACP S-malonyltransferase, with protein MTTFVFPGQGSQKRGMGLELLARQHERVAQANALLGYSLAEVCQDERLDQTQYTQPVLFVLNALAWLERRERDGRDPARAMGHSLGEYNALFAAGAFDFATGVLLVRRRGELMAQASGGGMAAVVGLSVARIREVLAHEAVDSLDLANDNTPSQQVLSGPKEDLERVAPALRAAGANVVQLKVSAAFHSRYMRPAREAFAAFLREFTFAPLRFPVISNVEARPYEEARLPELLARQIDSPVRWTESVRHVLALGGQEFVEVGHGQVLTGLIKKIRQETPALPPPPPVAAREEARLRAESLGSRAFRDAYGVRFAYVAGSMYKGIASRELVVRMGRAGLLGFFGTGGVPLARIEEELKAIQAALRPGEAYGMNLLHSLDRPEREEQLVDLFLRRSVSNVEASAFVQLTPALVRYRVSGLRRLDDGRLQVPHRLIAKVSRPEVARVFMSPPPAEMLSALERAGRVSAEEARLARSLPMADDICVESDSGGHTDQGVASALLPAMMLLRDRMMAEHGYATRLRVGAAGGIGTPEAAAAAFVMGADFIVTGSINQCTVEAATSEPVKELLQTLDVQDVTCAPAGDMFELGARIQVVRKGLFFPARANRLYALYQQHDAWESLDAATRQQIQEKFFRRGFEEVWAETRQHYLKTDPGVVERAERNPKKKLALVFRWYFVHTSRLALSGSREQRTDYQIHCGPALGAFNQWVRGTPLESWRNRHVDEIAVKLMEATADGLERRFQAMRQGG; from the coding sequence ATGACGACGTTCGTTTTCCCCGGACAGGGCTCGCAGAAGCGAGGCATGGGCTTGGAGTTGCTCGCCAGGCAACACGAGCGCGTGGCGCAGGCGAACGCGTTGCTGGGTTATTCGCTGGCGGAGGTCTGTCAGGACGAGCGCCTGGACCAAACCCAGTACACCCAGCCCGTTTTGTTCGTGCTGAATGCACTGGCCTGGCTGGAGCGGCGCGAGCGCGATGGTCGCGATCCCGCGCGGGCCATGGGCCACAGCCTGGGCGAGTACAACGCCCTGTTCGCCGCGGGTGCTTTTGATTTCGCGACGGGTGTGCTCCTGGTGCGCAGGCGCGGGGAGCTGATGGCCCAGGCGAGCGGCGGGGGGATGGCCGCGGTGGTGGGCTTGTCCGTGGCGCGCATCCGCGAGGTGCTGGCCCACGAGGCCGTGGACTCCCTGGACCTGGCCAATGACAACACCCCCAGCCAGCAGGTGCTCTCCGGTCCGAAGGAGGACCTGGAGCGCGTGGCGCCCGCCCTGCGCGCCGCGGGCGCCAACGTGGTCCAGCTCAAGGTGAGCGCGGCCTTCCACTCGCGCTACATGCGCCCCGCGCGGGAGGCCTTCGCGGCGTTCCTGCGGGAGTTCACGTTCGCGCCCCTGCGCTTCCCGGTGATCTCCAACGTCGAGGCCCGTCCTTATGAGGAGGCCCGGCTGCCGGAGCTGCTGGCCCGGCAGATCGACTCGCCCGTGCGGTGGACGGAGAGCGTGCGCCATGTGCTCGCGCTGGGGGGGCAGGAGTTCGTCGAGGTGGGCCATGGCCAGGTCCTGACGGGGCTTATCAAGAAGATCCGACAGGAGACGCCCGCGCTCCCGCCGCCGCCCCCCGTGGCCGCGCGGGAGGAGGCCCGACTGCGCGCCGAGTCCCTGGGCAGTCGGGCCTTCCGGGATGCCTATGGGGTGCGCTTCGCCTATGTGGCGGGCTCCATGTACAAGGGCATCGCCTCGCGGGAGCTGGTGGTGCGCATGGGGCGCGCGGGCCTGCTGGGCTTCTTCGGCACGGGCGGGGTGCCGCTCGCGCGCATCGAGGAGGAGTTGAAGGCCATCCAGGCCGCGCTCCGTCCGGGCGAGGCCTACGGGATGAACCTGCTGCACAGCCTCGATCGCCCCGAGCGCGAGGAGCAGCTGGTGGACCTCTTCCTGCGCCGCTCCGTGTCCAACGTCGAGGCCTCGGCCTTCGTGCAGCTCACGCCCGCCCTGGTGCGCTACCGGGTGTCGGGGCTGCGGCGGCTCGACGACGGGCGGCTGCAGGTCCCGCATCGGCTCATCGCGAAGGTGTCCCGGCCGGAGGTGGCCCGGGTCTTCATGAGTCCACCTCCCGCGGAGATGCTCTCCGCCCTGGAGCGCGCCGGCCGCGTGTCCGCCGAGGAGGCCCGGCTCGCGCGCTCGCTGCCCATGGCCGATGACATCTGCGTGGAGTCGGACTCCGGAGGCCATACGGACCAAGGCGTCGCCAGCGCCCTGCTGCCCGCGATGATGCTCCTGCGCGACCGGATGATGGCCGAGCATGGCTATGCGACCCGGCTCCGCGTGGGCGCCGCGGGTGGAATCGGCACGCCGGAGGCCGCGGCGGCCGCGTTCGTGATGGGCGCGGACTTCATCGTCACCGGCTCCATCAACCAGTGCACCGTGGAGGCCGCCACCAGCGAGCCCGTGAAGGAGTTGCTGCAGACGCTCGACGTGCAGGACGTGACGTGCGCGCCCGCGGGCGACATGTTCGAGCTGGGCGCGAGGATCCAGGTCGTGCGCAAGGGCCTCTTCTTCCCCGCGCGCGCCAACCGCCTGTACGCGCTCTACCAGCAGCACGACGCTTGGGAGTCCCTGGACGCGGCCACGCGCCAGCAGATCCAGGAGAAGTTCTTCCGCCGCGGTTTCGAGGAGGTCTGGGCGGAGACCCGCCAGCACTACCTCAAGACCGACCCCGGTGTGGTGGAGCGCGCCGAGCGCAACCCCAAGAAGAAGCTGGCCCTGGTGTTCCGCTGGTACTTCGTCCACACCTCCCGCCTGGCGCTGAGCGGCAGCCGCGAGCAGCGCACCGACTACCAAATCCACTGCGGCCCGGCGCTCGGGGCGTTCAACCAGTGGGTGCGCGGCACGCCCCTGGAGTCGTGGCGCAACCGGCACGTGGACGAGATCGCCGTGAAGCTCATGGAAGCCACGGCGGACGGGTTGGAGCGGCGCTTCCAGGCCATGCGTCAGGGGGGCTGA